The uncultured Methanobrevibacter sp. genome includes a window with the following:
- a CDS encoding transposase, which yields MFLDQTYCQNQDNSQRCYNKKGTKNIKIQPTTRLSINALGIQAINGKSFISFLDNTKTFEMMKFMITITIQNIESNELKTKLEKILYNKDLELENILNTVNTKKNYEKLLLALELLSENSNTFKKLFKRLVKNPLNFKTKSNQVLENLQKAMILSYFFDKNLQHQLIIEKPIAIILDNYSVHHAIAFTELCNFLNMDLIHLPPYSPKYNPIEQVWRTIKAKISRKFITSIEQLKYIFENEFKQVIDNKSYWKNWLLKFL from the coding sequence GTGTTTTTAGACCAAACATACTGCCAAAATCAGGATAACAGCCAAAGATGTTATAATAAAAAAGGCACTAAAAACATAAAAATACAACCAACAACAAGATTATCCATAAATGCACTTGGAATACAAGCAATTAATGGAAAATCATTTATATCATTCTTAGATAATACAAAAACCTTTGAAATGATGAAATTTATGATAACCATCACTATTCAAAATATTGAAAGCAATGAATTAAAGACTAAATTAGAAAAAATATTATATAATAAAGATTTAGAATTAGAAAATATTTTAAATACTGTTAATACTAAAAAAAACTATGAAAAACTATTGTTAGCTTTAGAACTGTTATCTGAGAATAGTAATACATTCAAAAAATTATTCAAAAGACTTGTAAAAAATCCTTTAAATTTCAAAACCAAATCAAATCAAGTACTCGAAAATCTTCAAAAAGCAATGATATTATCTTATTTTTTTGATAAAAACTTACAACATCAATTAATTATAGAAAAACCAATAGCAATAATCTTAGATAACTACAGTGTCCATCATGCAATTGCTTTCACAGAATTATGCAATTTTTTAAACATGGATCTAATTCATTTACCTCCATATTCTCCAAAATATAATCCCATTGAACAAGTATGGAGAACAATAAAAGCCAAAATTTCAAGAAAATTCATAACAAGTATTGAACAATTAAAATATATCTTTGAAAACGAATTTAAACAAGTAATTGATAACAAAAGTTATTGGAAAAATTGGCTCTTGAAGTTCCTATAA